A portion of the Osmia lignaria lignaria isolate PbOS001 chromosome 15, iyOsmLign1, whole genome shotgun sequence genome contains these proteins:
- the Ets98B gene encoding DNA-binding protein Ets98B isoform X1: MVYGGGFDMVETMPQTVPSAAGYSPSFDYTTFQFDLSLLSDDYSAANAQNTLKPAQIKQEAQSPRPGSPLTYSSPPYPGAGGELSPNYSHEGSPGYPTSPYYVPRSPQSAQFYPTSPEPSAKQPIKREKSLDLLAILQESRLLAESLGYREDSTDCTVPCTPPRTEEDIYNSLDADFFAKKEDTAVQGHPLLKEILFKEEPRSSCSSNSSVISNSSSSSSSSSSSSTSSSPDPIELENSSPLRNLLFKGARKEFADVARTTANLKLERIQDEVRNPLEKEEELFKDGQKSDHQLLREVLRDTSFQRKYNLRPVDLGSVGTGFVEDMEPGECVGDLTREQIEPVLSLAIQQLQKDFDNTCVALGIHPEPRRWSAADVAAWIQWARRQLQLPSVPLESFNVDGATLASLTEEEFCQRAPQCGSILHAQLEIWKAAVEESPRNTLAASWSPAGVVQTPNNNNNNTSSTIGNAAPVSVKGSSCSVDFSDETVSSPPGQVTKGGVSPRCRFFPDEDEDCGSSQTGTTGGGGAGGGKMRNGGSHIHLWQFLKELLQSPGVHGSCIRWLDRGKGVFKIEDSVRVARLWGKRKNRPAMNYDKLSRSIRQYYKKGIMKKTERSQRLVYQFCHPYCL; the protein is encoded by the exons atGCCACAAACAGTGCCTTCAGCAGCCGGCTACTCGCCGTCGTTCGATTACACCACGTTCCAGTTCGATTTGTCACTTCTGTCGGACGACTATAGCGCCGCGAACGCTCAAAATACTTTGAAACCAGCTCAGATCAAGCAGGAAGCGCAATCGCCGCGTCCCGGTTCCCCGCTTACTTACTCGAGCCCCCCTTACCCTGGCGCTGGTGGTGAACTGTCGCCCAACTACTCGCACGAAGGCTCGCCAGGGTACCCAACGAGCCCTTATTACGTGCCAAGGAGCCCTCAGAGCGCGCAATTCTATCCAACCAGTCCAGAACCGTCGGCGAAACAGCCGATCAAAAGGGAGAAGAGCCTCGACCTTCTGGCCATCTTGCAGGAGTCCAG ACTCTTGGCCGAGAGTCTGGGCTACAGAGAGGACTCGACCGACTGCACGGTTCCTTGTACGCCTCCTAGAACGGAGGAGGACATCTACAACAGCCTTGACGCGGACTTCTTCGCGAAGAAAGAAGATACCGCAGTGCAAGGGCACCCGTTGTTGAAGGAAATCCTGTTCAAGGAGGAACCTCGATCCAgttgcagcagcaacagcagcgtCATCAGCAATTCCTCCTCGTCATCTtcatcctcgtcctcgtccAGCACTTCCTCGTCCCCGGATCCGATCGAACTCGAGAACAGTTCCCCGTTGAGGAACCTACTGTTCAAGGGTGCTCGGAAGGAGTTCGCCGACGTGGCCAGGACAACCGCGAACCTGAAGCTGGAGAGAATACAGGACGAAGTGAGGAACCCTctggagaaggaggaggagctTTTCAAGGACGGACAAAAGAGCGATCATCAGTTGCTGAGGGAGGTTCTGAGGGATACTAGCTTTCAGAGGAAGTACAATCTGAGACCCGTGGACCTTGGAAGCGTCGGGACCGGGTTCGTGGAAGACATGGAACCTGGTGAATGCGTCGGAGACCTGACCAGAGAACAGATCGAGCCTGTACTCAGCTTGGCCATTCAACAGTTGCAAAAGGACTTCGATAATACCTGTGTGGCACTCGGTATTCATCCTG AACCACGACGCTGGAGCGCGGCGGACGTTGCAGCTTGGATACAATGGGCCAGAAGGCAACTGCAGTTGCCCTCGGTACCATTGGAGAGCTTCAACGTGGACGGTGCAACCTTGGCTTCCCTCACGGAAGAAGAATTCTGTCAACGAGCCCCGCAG TGTGGAAGTATCCTACACGCACAGCTGGAAATTTGGAAAGCAGCCGTCGAGGAATCTCCGCGTAACACACTGGCGGCTTCTTGGAGTCCCGCGGGTGTTGTTCAGACAcctaacaataacaataataacacATCGTCGACTATCGGAAACGCGGCTCCAGTCAGTGTGAAGGGCTCCTCCTGCAGCGTCGATTTCTCTGATG AAACAGTGTCGTCGCCGCCTGGACAAGTGACTAAAGGAGGCGTCTCGCCTCGATGCCGATTTTTTccagacgaagacgaagactgCGGTTCCTCTCAGACCGGAACAACCGGTGGCGGCGGTGCTGGCGGCGGTAAGATGCGAAACGGTGGCTCTCACATTCACCTGTGGCAGTTCCTGAAGGAACTGCTGCAGAGTCCCGGGGTCCACGGTTCCTGTATACGCTGGCTGGATCGTGGCAAGGGCGTGTTCAAGATCGAGGACTCGGTCCGTGTGGCCAGGCTCTGGGGCAAGCGTAAAAATCGTCCGGCCATGAACTACGACAAGCTGAGTCGTAGCATCAGACAATACTACAAGAAAGGAATCATGAAGAAGACGGAGCGTAGCCAGAGGCTCGTCTATCAGTTCTGCCATCCTTACTGCCTTTAA
- the Ets98B gene encoding DNA-binding protein Ets98B isoform X2 codes for MPQTVPSAAGYSPSFDYTTFQFDLSLLSDDYSAANAQNTLKPAQIKQEAQSPRPGSPLTYSSPPYPGAGGELSPNYSHEGSPGYPTSPYYVPRSPQSAQFYPTSPEPSAKQPIKREKSLDLLAILQESRLLAESLGYREDSTDCTVPCTPPRTEEDIYNSLDADFFAKKEDTAVQGHPLLKEILFKEEPRSSCSSNSSVISNSSSSSSSSSSSSTSSSPDPIELENSSPLRNLLFKGARKEFADVARTTANLKLERIQDEVRNPLEKEEELFKDGQKSDHQLLREVLRDTSFQRKYNLRPVDLGSVGTGFVEDMEPGECVGDLTREQIEPVLSLAIQQLQKDFDNTCVALGIHPEPRRWSAADVAAWIQWARRQLQLPSVPLESFNVDGATLASLTEEEFCQRAPQCGSILHAQLEIWKAAVEESPRNTLAASWSPAGVVQTPNNNNNNTSSTIGNAAPVSVKGSSCSVDFSDETVSSPPGQVTKGGVSPRCRFFPDEDEDCGSSQTGTTGGGGAGGGKMRNGGSHIHLWQFLKELLQSPGVHGSCIRWLDRGKGVFKIEDSVRVARLWGKRKNRPAMNYDKLSRSIRQYYKKGIMKKTERSQRLVYQFCHPYCL; via the exons atGCCACAAACAGTGCCTTCAGCAGCCGGCTACTCGCCGTCGTTCGATTACACCACGTTCCAGTTCGATTTGTCACTTCTGTCGGACGACTATAGCGCCGCGAACGCTCAAAATACTTTGAAACCAGCTCAGATCAAGCAGGAAGCGCAATCGCCGCGTCCCGGTTCCCCGCTTACTTACTCGAGCCCCCCTTACCCTGGCGCTGGTGGTGAACTGTCGCCCAACTACTCGCACGAAGGCTCGCCAGGGTACCCAACGAGCCCTTATTACGTGCCAAGGAGCCCTCAGAGCGCGCAATTCTATCCAACCAGTCCAGAACCGTCGGCGAAACAGCCGATCAAAAGGGAGAAGAGCCTCGACCTTCTGGCCATCTTGCAGGAGTCCAG ACTCTTGGCCGAGAGTCTGGGCTACAGAGAGGACTCGACCGACTGCACGGTTCCTTGTACGCCTCCTAGAACGGAGGAGGACATCTACAACAGCCTTGACGCGGACTTCTTCGCGAAGAAAGAAGATACCGCAGTGCAAGGGCACCCGTTGTTGAAGGAAATCCTGTTCAAGGAGGAACCTCGATCCAgttgcagcagcaacagcagcgtCATCAGCAATTCCTCCTCGTCATCTtcatcctcgtcctcgtccAGCACTTCCTCGTCCCCGGATCCGATCGAACTCGAGAACAGTTCCCCGTTGAGGAACCTACTGTTCAAGGGTGCTCGGAAGGAGTTCGCCGACGTGGCCAGGACAACCGCGAACCTGAAGCTGGAGAGAATACAGGACGAAGTGAGGAACCCTctggagaaggaggaggagctTTTCAAGGACGGACAAAAGAGCGATCATCAGTTGCTGAGGGAGGTTCTGAGGGATACTAGCTTTCAGAGGAAGTACAATCTGAGACCCGTGGACCTTGGAAGCGTCGGGACCGGGTTCGTGGAAGACATGGAACCTGGTGAATGCGTCGGAGACCTGACCAGAGAACAGATCGAGCCTGTACTCAGCTTGGCCATTCAACAGTTGCAAAAGGACTTCGATAATACCTGTGTGGCACTCGGTATTCATCCTG AACCACGACGCTGGAGCGCGGCGGACGTTGCAGCTTGGATACAATGGGCCAGAAGGCAACTGCAGTTGCCCTCGGTACCATTGGAGAGCTTCAACGTGGACGGTGCAACCTTGGCTTCCCTCACGGAAGAAGAATTCTGTCAACGAGCCCCGCAG TGTGGAAGTATCCTACACGCACAGCTGGAAATTTGGAAAGCAGCCGTCGAGGAATCTCCGCGTAACACACTGGCGGCTTCTTGGAGTCCCGCGGGTGTTGTTCAGACAcctaacaataacaataataacacATCGTCGACTATCGGAAACGCGGCTCCAGTCAGTGTGAAGGGCTCCTCCTGCAGCGTCGATTTCTCTGATG AAACAGTGTCGTCGCCGCCTGGACAAGTGACTAAAGGAGGCGTCTCGCCTCGATGCCGATTTTTTccagacgaagacgaagactgCGGTTCCTCTCAGACCGGAACAACCGGTGGCGGCGGTGCTGGCGGCGGTAAGATGCGAAACGGTGGCTCTCACATTCACCTGTGGCAGTTCCTGAAGGAACTGCTGCAGAGTCCCGGGGTCCACGGTTCCTGTATACGCTGGCTGGATCGTGGCAAGGGCGTGTTCAAGATCGAGGACTCGGTCCGTGTGGCCAGGCTCTGGGGCAAGCGTAAAAATCGTCCGGCCATGAACTACGACAAGCTGAGTCGTAGCATCAGACAATACTACAAGAAAGGAATCATGAAGAAGACGGAGCGTAGCCAGAGGCTCGTCTATCAGTTCTGCCATCCTTACTGCCTTTAA
- the Ets98B gene encoding DNA-binding protein Ets98B isoform X3 produces the protein MVYGGGFDMVETMPQTVPSAAGYSPSFDYTTFQFDLSLLSDDYSAANAQNTLKPAQIKQEAQSPRPGSPLTYSSPPYPGAGGELSPNYSHEGSPGYPTSPYYVPRSPQSAQFYPTSPEPSAKQPIKREKSLDLLAILQESRLLAESLGYREDSTDCTVPCTPPRTEEDIYNSLDADFFAKKEDTAVQGHPLLKEILFKEEPRSSCSSNSSVISNSSSSSSSSSSSSTSSSPDPIELENSSPLRNLLFKGARKEFADVARTTANLKLERIQDEVRNPLEKEEELFKDGQKSDHQLLREVLRDTSFQRKYNLRPVDLGSVGTGFVEDMEPGECVGDLTREQIEPVLSLAIQQLQKDFDNTCVALGIHPEPRRWSAADVAAWIQWARRQLQLPSVPLESFNVDGATLASLTEEEFCQRAPQCGSILHAQLEIWKAAVEESPRNTLAASWSPAGVVQTPNNNNNNTSSTIGNAAPVSVKGSSCSVDFSDDEDEDCGSSQTGTTGGGGAGGGKMRNGGSHIHLWQFLKELLQSPGVHGSCIRWLDRGKGVFKIEDSVRVARLWGKRKNRPAMNYDKLSRSIRQYYKKGIMKKTERSQRLVYQFCHPYCL, from the exons atGCCACAAACAGTGCCTTCAGCAGCCGGCTACTCGCCGTCGTTCGATTACACCACGTTCCAGTTCGATTTGTCACTTCTGTCGGACGACTATAGCGCCGCGAACGCTCAAAATACTTTGAAACCAGCTCAGATCAAGCAGGAAGCGCAATCGCCGCGTCCCGGTTCCCCGCTTACTTACTCGAGCCCCCCTTACCCTGGCGCTGGTGGTGAACTGTCGCCCAACTACTCGCACGAAGGCTCGCCAGGGTACCCAACGAGCCCTTATTACGTGCCAAGGAGCCCTCAGAGCGCGCAATTCTATCCAACCAGTCCAGAACCGTCGGCGAAACAGCCGATCAAAAGGGAGAAGAGCCTCGACCTTCTGGCCATCTTGCAGGAGTCCAG ACTCTTGGCCGAGAGTCTGGGCTACAGAGAGGACTCGACCGACTGCACGGTTCCTTGTACGCCTCCTAGAACGGAGGAGGACATCTACAACAGCCTTGACGCGGACTTCTTCGCGAAGAAAGAAGATACCGCAGTGCAAGGGCACCCGTTGTTGAAGGAAATCCTGTTCAAGGAGGAACCTCGATCCAgttgcagcagcaacagcagcgtCATCAGCAATTCCTCCTCGTCATCTtcatcctcgtcctcgtccAGCACTTCCTCGTCCCCGGATCCGATCGAACTCGAGAACAGTTCCCCGTTGAGGAACCTACTGTTCAAGGGTGCTCGGAAGGAGTTCGCCGACGTGGCCAGGACAACCGCGAACCTGAAGCTGGAGAGAATACAGGACGAAGTGAGGAACCCTctggagaaggaggaggagctTTTCAAGGACGGACAAAAGAGCGATCATCAGTTGCTGAGGGAGGTTCTGAGGGATACTAGCTTTCAGAGGAAGTACAATCTGAGACCCGTGGACCTTGGAAGCGTCGGGACCGGGTTCGTGGAAGACATGGAACCTGGTGAATGCGTCGGAGACCTGACCAGAGAACAGATCGAGCCTGTACTCAGCTTGGCCATTCAACAGTTGCAAAAGGACTTCGATAATACCTGTGTGGCACTCGGTATTCATCCTG AACCACGACGCTGGAGCGCGGCGGACGTTGCAGCTTGGATACAATGGGCCAGAAGGCAACTGCAGTTGCCCTCGGTACCATTGGAGAGCTTCAACGTGGACGGTGCAACCTTGGCTTCCCTCACGGAAGAAGAATTCTGTCAACGAGCCCCGCAG TGTGGAAGTATCCTACACGCACAGCTGGAAATTTGGAAAGCAGCCGTCGAGGAATCTCCGCGTAACACACTGGCGGCTTCTTGGAGTCCCGCGGGTGTTGTTCAGACAcctaacaataacaataataacacATCGTCGACTATCGGAAACGCGGCTCCAGTCAGTGTGAAGGGCTCCTCCTGCAGCGTCGATTTCTCTGATG acgaagacgaagactgCGGTTCCTCTCAGACCGGAACAACCGGTGGCGGCGGTGCTGGCGGCGGTAAGATGCGAAACGGTGGCTCTCACATTCACCTGTGGCAGTTCCTGAAGGAACTGCTGCAGAGTCCCGGGGTCCACGGTTCCTGTATACGCTGGCTGGATCGTGGCAAGGGCGTGTTCAAGATCGAGGACTCGGTCCGTGTGGCCAGGCTCTGGGGCAAGCGTAAAAATCGTCCGGCCATGAACTACGACAAGCTGAGTCGTAGCATCAGACAATACTACAAGAAAGGAATCATGAAGAAGACGGAGCGTAGCCAGAGGCTCGTCTATCAGTTCTGCCATCCTTACTGCCTTTAA